In one window of Streptomyces kaniharaensis DNA:
- a CDS encoding nuclear transport factor 2 family protein has product MNRTDARAALTDLLLTPGLDLDEAADRHFAPDYRQRTDGSWADRTEFLAHIAHLRTVVAGGSVEVHDELSSGDRYADRHTMEVIKKDGSTVRMEVYLFAEFAPDGRFRRIEETTLMLEGAEADRNLGSAR; this is encoded by the coding sequence ATGAACCGCACCGACGCCCGCGCCGCCCTGACCGACCTGCTCCTCACTCCGGGCCTCGACCTGGACGAGGCCGCCGACCGGCACTTCGCCCCCGACTACCGTCAGCGCACCGACGGGAGCTGGGCGGACCGCACCGAGTTCCTCGCCCACATCGCCCATCTGCGTACGGTCGTCGCCGGCGGCTCGGTCGAGGTGCACGACGAACTCTCCTCCGGCGACCGCTACGCCGACCGCCACACGATGGAGGTCATCAAGAAGGACGGCTCCACCGTCCGGATGGAGGTCTACCTCTTCGCCGAGTTCGCTCCTGACGGCCGGTTCCGCCGCATCGAGGAGACCACCCTGATGCTGGAGGGCGCCGAGGCCGACCGGAACCTCGGCAGCGCCCGCTGA
- a CDS encoding Fic family protein codes for MILELYPGGLAWDDVDPARHPFDPESAAREIRALGPARHVTHRPDPSCTDATITDWGWTVAERWTDAMTLALVERFGGWAAGWRYSTGEGGLDGGPVGHWCCPRDSVTTPKETIDRVAASLCEWREWLESLADRFEAYPLDPAALDDQRILWERAVRNLVQQVVDRTGAESGWYGHCHEVLTWFLNRWGFEPEPARQAIGGRFKSWTAPKLVLIDDVAERIALSLPLEGSVAQPAEPAPDHLRSWLALRGTVAWPEPSPQAGDGPVTAERDGAAEDIRHFDAALDPARAAGLLTALDLLRADAARGARLDFDLLRGWQQHILGTPEPPPFRTLPAFAKEGRERYGIAPDTRAHLDKCLAESAADGELPLIARAARAYLDVCFFHPFDDGNARAAFLTLVFVLAREGVTLEGVGLLRRVSFQADNPDDPPTLARYIHIHLNDSRRGVG; via the coding sequence GTGATTCTGGAGCTGTATCCCGGCGGTCTCGCCTGGGACGACGTGGACCCCGCCCGGCACCCCTTCGACCCCGAGTCGGCCGCCCGCGAGATCCGCGCCCTCGGCCCGGCCCGCCATGTGACCCACCGGCCCGACCCGTCCTGCACCGATGCCACTATTACCGACTGGGGCTGGACCGTGGCCGAGCGCTGGACGGACGCCATGACGCTCGCCCTCGTCGAACGCTTCGGCGGCTGGGCCGCGGGCTGGCGCTACTCGACAGGCGAAGGGGGCCTCGACGGCGGGCCGGTCGGCCACTGGTGCTGCCCCCGCGACTCCGTCACCACCCCGAAGGAGACGATCGACCGCGTCGCCGCCTCGCTGTGCGAATGGCGCGAGTGGCTGGAAAGCCTCGCTGACCGGTTCGAGGCGTACCCGCTGGACCCGGCCGCCCTCGACGACCAGCGGATCCTGTGGGAGCGCGCCGTCCGGAACCTCGTCCAGCAGGTCGTCGACCGCACCGGCGCCGAGAGCGGCTGGTACGGGCACTGCCATGAGGTGCTCACCTGGTTCCTCAACCGCTGGGGGTTCGAGCCCGAGCCGGCCAGGCAGGCGATCGGCGGGCGGTTCAAGAGCTGGACCGCCCCGAAGCTGGTCCTGATCGACGACGTCGCCGAGCGGATCGCGCTGTCGCTGCCCCTGGAGGGGAGCGTCGCCCAGCCGGCCGAGCCCGCACCCGACCACCTGCGGAGCTGGCTCGCCCTGCGCGGGACGGTCGCCTGGCCGGAGCCCTCACCCCAGGCCGGGGACGGACCGGTGACCGCGGAGCGCGACGGCGCCGCCGAGGACATTCGCCACTTCGACGCCGCCCTGGACCCGGCCCGCGCGGCCGGCCTGCTCACGGCCCTCGACCTGCTGCGCGCCGACGCCGCACGCGGGGCCCGGCTCGACTTCGACCTGCTCCGCGGCTGGCAGCAGCACATCCTGGGCACGCCGGAGCCGCCACCGTTCCGTACCCTGCCGGCCTTCGCCAAGGAAGGGCGGGAACGCTACGGCATCGCCCCCGACACCCGCGCCCACCTCGATAAGTGCCTCGCCGAGAGCGCGGCCGACGGCGAACTCCCGCTGATCGCCCGCGCGGCACGCGCCTACCTCGATGTGTGTTTCTTCCACCCGTTCGACGACGGCAACGCCCGCGCCGCCTTCCTCACCCTGGTCTTCGTGCTGGCCCGCGAGGGCGTCACCCTCGAAGGCGTCGGCCTGCTGCGCCGAGTGAGCTTCCAGGCCGACAACCCCGACGACCCGCCGACCCTCGCCCGCTACATCCACATCCACCTCAACGACAGCCGGCGGGGCGTCGGCTGA
- a CDS encoding peptidoglycan-binding domain-containing protein yields the protein MRRYQEPHRFSLTAAAGVGSGGLVEDGADVRVEVEGRRVGQRQPHPRRLAGVVLFGAGDSAVEADGWFRTSGSDHAEPAEDGSFGPETKQAIKNFQEEMGLPQDGVLGPQTGNALMAHGDPTYTGSDMPYRAGGGTSTSYCYTYLPTTWH from the coding sequence GTGCGGCGCTACCAGGAGCCGCACCGCTTCTCCTTGACGGCCGCGGCGGGCGTCGGGTCGGGTGGCCTGGTCGAGGACGGGGCCGATGTCCGGGTAGAAGTGGAGGGCCGCCGCGTCGGTCAGCGGCAGCCACACCCCCGGCGCCTGGCCGGGGTCGTCTTGTTCGGTGCGGGCGACAGTGCGGTGGAGGCCGACGGGTGGTTCCGCACCTCTGGCTCCGACCACGCCGAGCCCGCCGAGGACGGCAGCTTCGGTCCCGAGACCAAGCAGGCCATCAAGAACTTCCAGGAGGAGATGGGTCTCCCGCAGGACGGCGTCCTCGGCCCCCAGACCGGCAACGCCCTCATGGCCCACGGCGACCCGACCTACACCGGCTCGGACATGCCCTACCGCGCGGGCGGCGGCACCAGCACCTCCTACTGCTACACGTACCTGCCCACCACCTGGCACTGA
- a CDS encoding LAETG motif-containing sortase-dependent surface protein gives MRGVDPKAQQPTATAKPSTPANPAAADKTAAVPVAAPAAEAPKSPAPQATSAAPATTAPAGTPELAQTGSSSTDGFLAASAAALLALGAGVLIAVRRLRTQR, from the coding sequence ATGAGAGGCGTCGACCCGAAGGCCCAGCAGCCGACCGCCACCGCGAAGCCGAGCACCCCGGCCAACCCGGCCGCCGCCGACAAGACCGCCGCCGTGCCCGTCGCCGCGCCCGCCGCCGAGGCTCCGAAGTCCCCGGCACCGCAGGCCACTTCGGCCGCGCCCGCCACCACCGCGCCGGCCGGCACCCCCGAGCTCGCGCAGACCGGCTCCAGCAGCACCGACGGCTTCCTCGCCGCCTCCGCCGCCGCCCTCCTCGCCCTCGGCGCGGGCGTCCTGATCGCCGTCCGCCGGCTGCGCACCCAGCGCTGA
- a CDS encoding LysR family transcriptional regulator, whose product MAPDTVSLRYFLVLAQELNFTRAAARIGIAQPALSARMRRLESELGAALMVRNTRSVVLTTAGAALAESAPPALAALDRAWDTARSAAAGELGALRIGYSLSAGAETAPALVDRLIRGNSGLEVGAVPMATPEISPAVADGRIDAGITRGEQPGRGVRRFLLRRARVGVQLAQHHPLAERPEIEIADAAAYPLRLPDRAANAVIHDQLSALFRDIRPHPRFHTPAVSFDMSQRDLRDGVTLAPAGEAAATAQPAGLTWRPLRGAPSLTFHLVLPREESPLHRRIRAVAKTLAHELHWLPD is encoded by the coding sequence GTGGCGCCGGATACGGTGAGCCTGCGGTACTTCCTGGTGCTGGCACAGGAGTTGAACTTCACCCGCGCGGCCGCACGGATCGGTATCGCACAGCCCGCACTCAGCGCCCGGATGCGCCGATTGGAGTCGGAACTCGGTGCGGCCCTGATGGTCCGCAACACGCGCAGCGTCGTATTGACCACGGCCGGTGCGGCTTTGGCGGAGTCCGCGCCGCCCGCGCTGGCGGCGCTGGACCGGGCTTGGGACACCGCCCGGAGCGCGGCGGCCGGTGAACTGGGCGCGCTGCGCATCGGATACAGCCTCAGCGCCGGGGCCGAGACGGCACCGGCCCTGGTGGACAGGCTGATTCGCGGCAACAGCGGACTCGAGGTCGGCGCGGTCCCGATGGCGACACCGGAGATCTCTCCCGCGGTCGCCGACGGCCGCATCGATGCCGGGATCACCCGCGGTGAACAGCCCGGCCGTGGCGTGCGCCGGTTCCTGCTGCGGCGTGCGCGCGTCGGGGTCCAGCTGGCGCAGCACCATCCGCTGGCCGAACGCCCGGAGATCGAGATCGCCGACGCGGCCGCGTATCCGCTGCGACTCCCGGACCGTGCGGCCAACGCCGTGATCCACGATCAGCTGTCCGCGCTGTTCCGAGACATCCGACCACACCCCCGATTCCACACGCCCGCAGTCTCTTTCGACATGTCACAGCGCGACCTGCGCGATGGGGTCACCCTCGCCCCGGCCGGAGAAGCCGCAGCCACGGCACAACCGGCCGGTCTCACCTGGCGACCGCTGCGGGGCGCGCCCAGCCTGACGTTCCACCTGGTCCTCCCACGCGAGGAGTCGCCACTACACCGCCGCATCCGTGCCGTCGCCAAAACCCTGGCGCACGAGCTGCACTGGCTGCCGGACTGA
- a CDS encoding DUF1330 domain-containing protein, whose product MAKGYWASVYPAISDPERLTAYNKLAGPAVRAAGGRLLSRDGRVVAHEAGITQRVVLIEFDSFEQAVAAYESEAYQKALAALPDGFERDFRITEGID is encoded by the coding sequence GTGGCTAAGGGCTACTGGGCCAGTGTCTACCCCGCCATTTCCGACCCCGAGAGGCTGACTGCCTACAACAAGCTGGCGGGTCCGGCTGTCCGGGCTGCGGGCGGGCGCCTCCTGTCCCGTGACGGTCGAGTCGTCGCCCACGAGGCCGGAATCACGCAACGCGTCGTTCTGATCGAGTTCGACAGCTTTGAACAGGCCGTCGCGGCATACGAGAGCGAGGCATACCAGAAGGCGCTGGCGGCCCTCCCCGACGGCTTCGAGCGCGACTTCCGCATCACCGAAGGCATCGACTGA
- a CDS encoding ATP-binding protein has product MLVRNLGGVVGRDAERAVVEALVADVTAGRGGSLLIEGEPGIGKSALLAVPLAAAEAAGCQVLIGQCDELGQRIPLSTMTQLLGVQPDSADPRHPEAARPLRRPEADAGWHMRLLVADPVAATIEQLLAHVDRLCASGPVVLVLEDLQWADEATLLMWRRLCRAAVQLPLLAIGTCRPVPRRPDLVRLRRELQSQGGRVLPLDRLSEASVSELVGLLAGGSPGPRLAERLESAAGNPLYVRELLDALGRGGSLHRAAGTVELSADGRDAGELQALRDVIADRLAGLSADAQQTLRIASLLGPEFSVADLTAVAGDAGALLPVLEEALSAGVLEPVGPQLRFRHALLKEVLYEATPSALRAAVLRQAAQELIAADAPVERVAELILPLVGAADGWEWEWLANNATRLADRAPAAAAELLEHALRQTGADCPRRAVLAGQLAALYFRMGPVERAEELARNILLGTSDRELVGRARWLLTSIAMRAGRYQDVAANWREALGDPRLAPHWRARLLALLALARGFRGELGGGREAVAEALAEGERLGDATAAGYSLKAGALISSRAGDQRGALALVDRALAEIGNDLELADLRLMLLGHRAVALDSLGRSQEAEETLAHARTLAERTGAVLLSMTLVKIAERYYERGRWDDAQAVLDEATDLPQPRWQLAHHSLGALIRARRDSGQEAAEHLEVLDGEAVPPTWPVAASYRIVARSLALERTGRPREALEVLAVLLAPAYEYDVRRHPEWLVGLVRLALAVDDQETARAAARVSRRNADLEPLPATRAAADWCHGLLHNDSARLLAAIDHQRTAGRPPELGNALEDLAVLQAAAGDRDAARDAFGEARAVYAELGAAWDARRAASRLRPWGVRAGIRGPRARPASGWGALTATERRVAELVVQGLSNPDIAALLLLSRRTVETHVSHILTKLGVRSRREVAALAHAAPSGPRPSAPPGRPANSSGTR; this is encoded by the coding sequence ATGCTGGTACGGAATTTGGGCGGCGTGGTCGGACGGGACGCCGAACGAGCCGTGGTGGAGGCTCTGGTCGCCGATGTCACGGCCGGTCGCGGGGGCAGCCTGCTGATCGAGGGCGAACCGGGCATCGGCAAGTCTGCATTGCTCGCCGTCCCACTCGCCGCGGCCGAGGCCGCCGGATGCCAGGTGCTGATCGGGCAGTGCGATGAGCTGGGGCAACGCATACCGCTCTCGACGATGACGCAACTCCTCGGCGTGCAGCCGGATTCGGCCGATCCCCGGCACCCGGAGGCGGCGCGGCCCCTTCGACGGCCGGAGGCCGATGCGGGCTGGCACATGCGTCTGCTCGTGGCCGATCCGGTGGCGGCCACCATCGAACAACTACTCGCTCACGTCGACCGGTTGTGTGCGTCCGGCCCGGTGGTGCTGGTACTGGAAGACCTGCAGTGGGCCGACGAGGCGACCCTGCTGATGTGGCGTCGCCTCTGCCGGGCCGCGGTGCAGCTGCCGCTGCTGGCCATCGGGACCTGCCGCCCGGTACCACGCCGGCCGGATCTGGTGCGGCTGCGACGAGAGCTCCAGTCCCAGGGCGGACGGGTGCTCCCACTCGACCGCCTGAGCGAGGCGAGCGTGTCGGAGCTGGTGGGCCTGCTGGCCGGCGGGAGCCCCGGGCCGCGGCTGGCCGAGCGTCTGGAGTCGGCGGCGGGCAATCCGCTCTACGTACGGGAGCTGCTGGACGCCCTGGGTCGCGGCGGATCCCTGCACCGGGCCGCCGGCACGGTGGAGTTGTCAGCGGACGGCCGGGACGCCGGGGAGCTTCAGGCGCTGCGGGACGTGATCGCGGACCGACTGGCCGGTCTCTCGGCCGATGCTCAGCAGACACTGCGCATCGCGTCCCTGCTCGGGCCCGAGTTCTCGGTAGCGGATCTGACGGCGGTGGCGGGAGACGCCGGTGCCCTCCTGCCGGTGTTGGAGGAAGCGCTGAGCGCGGGCGTGCTGGAACCGGTCGGGCCCCAGCTGCGCTTTCGGCACGCCTTGCTGAAGGAGGTGCTGTACGAGGCCACGCCGTCCGCCCTGCGGGCCGCAGTCCTGCGGCAGGCGGCTCAGGAGCTGATCGCCGCCGACGCGCCGGTGGAGCGGGTGGCCGAGCTGATCCTGCCGCTCGTGGGGGCGGCCGACGGCTGGGAGTGGGAGTGGCTCGCCAACAACGCGACACGACTTGCCGACCGTGCTCCCGCTGCCGCCGCCGAGCTGCTCGAACACGCCCTGCGGCAGACCGGCGCGGACTGCCCGCGGCGCGCCGTGCTGGCGGGCCAACTGGCGGCGCTCTACTTCCGGATGGGCCCCGTCGAGCGCGCGGAGGAACTGGCCCGGAACATCCTGCTGGGCACCTCCGACCGCGAACTCGTCGGCCGGGCCAGGTGGCTGCTCACCAGCATCGCGATGCGGGCCGGCCGCTACCAGGACGTGGCGGCGAACTGGCGCGAGGCCCTCGGTGACCCACGGCTGGCGCCGCATTGGCGCGCCCGGCTGCTGGCCCTGCTGGCGCTCGCCCGGGGCTTCCGGGGAGAGCTCGGCGGGGGCCGCGAGGCCGTGGCCGAGGCACTCGCCGAGGGGGAGCGGCTCGGCGACGCCACCGCTGCCGGCTACTCCCTGAAAGCGGGCGCGCTGATCAGCAGCAGAGCGGGCGACCAGCGCGGTGCGCTGGCCCTGGTCGACCGGGCGCTGGCGGAGATCGGCAACGATCTCGAACTCGCCGACCTGCGGCTCATGCTGCTGGGCCACCGGGCCGTGGCACTGGACAGCCTCGGCCGCTCCCAGGAGGCGGAGGAGACCCTGGCCCACGCCCGTACCCTCGCCGAGCGGACCGGAGCGGTGCTGCTCTCCATGACCCTGGTCAAGATCGCCGAGAGGTACTACGAGCGCGGCCGGTGGGACGACGCGCAGGCGGTCCTGGACGAAGCCACCGACCTTCCGCAGCCGCGCTGGCAGCTCGCCCATCACAGCCTGGGCGCACTGATCCGCGCCCGCCGCGACAGTGGGCAGGAGGCCGCCGAGCACCTGGAGGTCCTGGACGGCGAGGCGGTGCCGCCGACCTGGCCCGTGGCGGCCTCCTACCGGATCGTGGCCCGCAGTCTCGCCCTCGAGCGCACGGGCCGGCCCCGTGAGGCACTCGAGGTGCTCGCGGTGCTGCTGGCCCCCGCGTACGAGTACGACGTCAGGAGGCATCCGGAGTGGCTGGTCGGCCTGGTCCGGTTGGCGCTGGCCGTCGACGACCAGGAGACGGCGCGGGCCGCGGCGCGCGTAAGCCGGCGCAACGCCGACCTCGAACCGCTGCCCGCCACCCGGGCCGCCGCCGACTGGTGCCACGGGCTGCTGCACAACGACTCGGCCCGGCTGCTCGCCGCCATCGACCACCAGCGCACCGCCGGTCGGCCCCCGGAGCTCGGAAACGCCCTGGAGGACCTCGCCGTGCTCCAGGCCGCGGCCGGGGACCGCGACGCGGCCCGCGACGCGTTCGGTGAGGCCCGCGCGGTCTACGCCGAACTGGGCGCGGCCTGGGACGCGCGCCGCGCCGCCTCCCGCCTGCGCCCCTGGGGAGTCCGGGCCGGGATCCGGGGACCGCGGGCCCGCCCGGCCTCGGGCTGGGGTGCGCTGACCGCGACGGAGCGGCGCGTCGCCGAACTGGTCGTGCAGGGGCTGTCCAATCCCGACATCGCCGCGCTGCTGCTGCTCTCGCGCCGCACCGTGGAGACCCATGTCTCCCACATCCTCACCAAGCTCGGTGTCCGTTCACGCCGCGAGGTCGCGGCGCTCGCCCACGCGGCACCTTCCGGCCCACGCCCGTCCGCGCCGCCCGGCAGGCCGGCCAACTCCTCGGGCACGCGGTGA
- a CDS encoding chitinase, giving the protein MSFRRSALTIAAAAAAVSALALPASAVESARSTAAGQAGFVVSRAQFDTMFPNKNPFYTYDALVGAMSAYPGFAHTGGDTVKRQEAAAFLANVSHETGGLVYIVEQNTANYPTYCDASQPYGCPAGKAAYYGRGPLQLSWNFNYKAAGDALHVDLLNNPNLVQTNAQISWKTALWYWNTQSGPGSMTAHQAMVTGAGFGQTIRSINGAVECAGRNTAEMQDRVNLYRKFAQTLGTAPGSNLTC; this is encoded by the coding sequence ATGTCCTTTCGACGCTCAGCCTTGACGATCGCCGCGGCAGCGGCGGCCGTATCGGCGCTCGCACTGCCCGCCTCCGCCGTCGAGTCGGCCCGCTCAACGGCGGCGGGCCAGGCCGGCTTCGTGGTGAGCCGGGCCCAGTTCGACACGATGTTCCCGAACAAGAACCCGTTCTACACATATGACGCGCTGGTCGGTGCGATGAGCGCCTACCCCGGCTTCGCGCACACCGGCGGCGACACGGTCAAGCGGCAGGAAGCGGCGGCCTTCCTGGCGAACGTCAGCCACGAGACCGGCGGCCTCGTCTACATCGTGGAGCAGAACACCGCCAACTATCCGACGTACTGCGACGCCAGCCAGCCCTACGGTTGCCCGGCGGGAAAGGCGGCCTACTACGGGCGAGGCCCGCTCCAGCTCAGCTGGAACTTCAACTACAAGGCGGCGGGCGACGCCCTGCACGTCGACCTGCTGAACAACCCCAACCTGGTGCAGACCAACGCCCAGATCTCCTGGAAGACCGCGCTCTGGTACTGGAACACCCAGTCCGGGCCCGGTTCCATGACGGCGCACCAGGCGATGGTCACTGGGGCCGGATTCGGTCAGACGATCCGCAGCATCAACGGCGCGGTGGAGTGCGCCGGCCGGAACACCGCGGAGATGCAGGACAGGGTCAACCTCTACCGGAAGTTCGCCCAGACCCTCGGCACGGCCCCCGGCAGCAATCTGACCTGCTGA
- a CDS encoding thaumatin family protein — MRRLLTTLFATAAALTALLPSAGTATGAAVPARTASAVAPAAAINHMVTFVNHSAQKLWIGSGVNLDGSKQFGRLPVLAPGQWATVTIPETAAPYHWRGKFFARQDCGGASGSTFHCGVGDCGPFADHCTTGEQPVSLAEFNFDTKDANAPWYDVSYVNAFSLPITITPVNATTPAGGGCDTGGCAADLLPSCPSADLTRRPDGRPMLCSNPSRDTPSDYSRALSAKCPKAYTWSKQDQQPGNQVMRQCSHCSGFTVTFDGTT; from the coding sequence TTGCGCAGGCTCCTGACCACGCTGTTCGCCACCGCCGCCGCGTTGACGGCGCTGTTGCCGAGCGCGGGTACGGCCACGGGTGCGGCCGTACCGGCCCGCACCGCCTCGGCTGTGGCTCCGGCCGCGGCGATCAACCACATGGTCACGTTCGTGAACCATTCCGCCCAGAAGCTGTGGATCGGAAGCGGCGTCAACCTCGACGGGTCGAAGCAGTTCGGCCGGTTACCGGTCCTGGCGCCCGGACAGTGGGCGACGGTGACGATCCCGGAGACGGCCGCTCCGTACCACTGGCGGGGAAAGTTCTTCGCCCGGCAGGACTGCGGCGGCGCTTCCGGCAGTACCTTCCACTGCGGGGTGGGAGACTGCGGCCCGTTCGCAGACCACTGCACCACGGGCGAACAACCCGTCAGCCTCGCGGAGTTCAACTTCGACACCAAGGACGCCAACGCTCCCTGGTACGACGTGAGCTACGTGAACGCGTTCTCGCTGCCGATCACGATCACTCCGGTGAACGCCACGACTCCCGCCGGCGGCGGATGCGACACGGGAGGCTGCGCAGCGGACCTGCTGCCCTCCTGCCCCTCCGCCGATCTGACGCGCCGGCCGGACGGCAGGCCGATGCTGTGCTCCAACCCCAGCCGGGACACCCCCAGCGACTACAGCCGCGCGCTCAGCGCGAAGTGCCCGAAGGCCTACACGTGGTCCAAGCAGGACCAGCAGCCGGGCAACCAGGTGATGCGGCAGTGCAGCCATTGCAGCGGCTTCACCGTCACGTTCGACGGCACTACGTGA
- a CDS encoding glycoside hydrolase family protein, with the protein MLTWLTAGAPAGASADAVKKKGVSAWNFTRVTQAMADAKVSWFYTWSSDRQQIRPPAGVEFVPMIWGAASVTDAQLNTAKQGGKTLLGFNEPDLPGQADMSAGQALDLWPRLQSTGMRLGAPAVASGGDLAGGWLDQFMKGAADRHYKVDFIPLHWYGSDFRADAATAQLRSYLQATYERYKKPIWLTEYALIDFSSGTPRYPTPQQQAAFVTKSAAMLQGLPFIERYAWFTLSADRGGTGLYNGATPNQVGAAYRAAG; encoded by the coding sequence GTGTTGACCTGGCTCACGGCCGGCGCCCCGGCCGGCGCGTCAGCCGACGCGGTGAAGAAGAAGGGCGTGAGTGCCTGGAACTTCACCCGCGTCACCCAGGCAATGGCGGACGCCAAGGTCAGCTGGTTCTACACCTGGTCCTCGGACCGGCAGCAGATCAGGCCGCCGGCCGGCGTCGAGTTCGTGCCCATGATCTGGGGTGCGGCCTCGGTGACCGACGCACAACTCAACACGGCCAAGCAGGGGGGCAAGACCCTGCTCGGCTTCAACGAACCCGACCTGCCAGGGCAGGCCGACATGAGCGCGGGCCAGGCCCTCGATCTCTGGCCCCGGCTCCAGTCGACAGGGATGCGGCTGGGGGCGCCCGCGGTGGCGAGCGGTGGCGACCTTGCGGGCGGCTGGCTCGACCAGTTCATGAAGGGCGCCGCCGACCGTCACTACAAGGTCGACTTCATCCCGCTGCACTGGTACGGCTCGGACTTTCGTGCCGACGCCGCGACCGCTCAGCTGCGGAGCTACCTTCAGGCCACCTACGAACGCTACAAGAAGCCGATCTGGCTCACCGAGTACGCCCTGATCGACTTCTCGAGCGGCACCCCGCGGTATCCGACGCCGCAACAGCAGGCCGCGTTCGTGACGAAGTCGGCTGCCATGCTGCAGGGGCTGCCCTTCATCGAACGCTATGCGTGGTTCACGCTCTCCGCGGACCGCGGCGGCACCGGTCTCTACAACGGGGCGACGCCCAACCAGGTGGGTGCGGCCTACCGGGCGGCCGGCTGA
- a CDS encoding class I SAM-dependent methyltransferase has protein sequence MIQRKAGSFTLDRCADCRHVFQNPQLNEDGLAFYYRDFYDGFWEARAKEAFAGQQRAYRRRAEFVARHAAPRTWLDVGTGHGHFCETAAATFPGTAFDGLDRGDGVELAERQGRIRLGYRGLFPELAPTLADGYDMVSMQHYLEHSVVPQRELDAAARVVRPGGHLFIEVPDPECRYGRLLGRWWNPWFQPQHLHLVPLPNLRRYVEELGFTVIAEERCFFDGPLSLQTAAGLLMFNTAPPEDAPWRPVASTRLRTAVRVAALGAMAPLLIAAALADHLTRLLPPRARVTDAYRLLARKPV, from the coding sequence TTGATCCAGCGGAAGGCGGGCTCCTTCACCCTGGACCGCTGCGCCGACTGCCGCCACGTCTTCCAGAATCCCCAGCTCAACGAGGACGGACTGGCCTTCTACTACCGCGACTTCTACGACGGCTTCTGGGAGGCCAGGGCCAAGGAAGCCTTCGCGGGCCAGCAACGGGCCTACCGGCGGCGCGCGGAGTTCGTGGCCCGCCACGCGGCCCCCAGAACCTGGCTCGACGTGGGCACCGGACACGGACACTTCTGCGAGACGGCCGCCGCCACGTTTCCCGGCACCGCCTTCGACGGCCTCGACCGTGGCGACGGCGTGGAACTGGCGGAGCGCCAGGGCCGGATCCGTCTCGGCTACCGCGGCCTCTTCCCCGAACTCGCCCCCACACTGGCCGACGGCTACGACATGGTCAGCATGCAGCACTACCTGGAGCACTCCGTCGTCCCCCAGCGGGAACTGGACGCCGCGGCGCGGGTCGTCCGCCCCGGAGGCCACCTCTTCATCGAAGTGCCCGACCCCGAATGCCGCTACGGCCGCCTCCTCGGCCGCTGGTGGAACCCGTGGTTCCAGCCGCAGCACCTGCACCTGGTTCCTCTGCCGAATCTGCGCCGGTACGTGGAGGAGCTGGGCTTCACGGTGATCGCCGAGGAACGCTGTTTCTTCGACGGCCCGCTCAGCCTCCAGACGGCTGCCGGCCTGCTGATGTTCAACACGGCGCCTCCGGAGGACGCCCCGTGGCGTCCGGTGGCTTCGACACGCCTCCGGACCGCCGTCCGCGTCGCGGCGCTGGGCGCCATGGCACCGCTCCTGATCGCCGCGGCCCTGGCCGACCACCTCACCCGCCTGCTCCCGCCCCGTGCCCGCGTGACCGACGCGTACCGACTGCTGGCGCGCAAGCCGGTCTGA